A genomic window from Alkalihalobacillus sp. AL-G includes:
- a CDS encoding MaoC family dehydratase, protein MPELRNINVGDKLEPIESEPITLKWLKKYAEISGDQSMIHLDQEAARESGFSNIIVHGMLSMGIASRLLSPWFDQCVRESTFSVRFTAPLYIGDRLIVCGKVIDINHKTSTIRFIVNGRNPSGKLILKGTTELSLHQ, encoded by the coding sequence ATGCCGGAACTTCGTAATATAAACGTTGGAGATAAATTAGAACCGATTGAATCGGAACCAATCACATTAAAATGGTTGAAAAAGTATGCAGAAATTTCCGGTGATCAAAGCATGATCCATCTTGACCAGGAAGCAGCGAGGGAATCCGGTTTTTCCAACATTATTGTGCACGGCATGCTAAGCATGGGAATTGCCTCCCGTCTCCTTTCACCATGGTTCGATCAATGTGTAAGAGAGTCCACATTCAGCGTCCGGTTTACAGCACCTCTTTACATAGGAGATAGACTTATAGTATGCGGTAAAGTAATAGATATCAATCATAAAACGTCCACAATCCGTTTCATCGTCAATGGAAGAAACCCATCCGGTAAGCTTATTTTGAAAGGTACCACTGAGCTATCACTCCATCAATAG
- a CDS encoding biotin transporter BioY, giving the protein MKTTDMMYASLFTAIVAVLGILPPIMLPFIPVPITAQTLGVMLAGTILGARLGGLSLFLFVMLVVAGAPILSGGRGGLGTIIGPSGGFILSWPIAAYVIGLLVQKFMPYINFWKLFLINIFGGIIIVYMIGIPWLAILTDLSLEKAAAGSAIYLPGDTIKAIIVSTIAPQLLKRAQLIRA; this is encoded by the coding sequence ATGAAGACCACAGACATGATGTATGCATCATTATTTACAGCAATCGTTGCAGTACTTGGCATCCTACCACCAATCATGTTACCTTTTATACCTGTTCCAATAACAGCCCAAACACTAGGTGTAATGTTAGCCGGAACTATTTTAGGTGCCAGACTGGGTGGACTCAGTTTATTCTTGTTTGTCATGCTCGTTGTGGCAGGAGCACCAATATTGTCAGGAGGACGCGGTGGTCTTGGAACAATTATTGGACCAAGCGGCGGCTTTATATTAAGCTGGCCAATTGCGGCTTATGTTATTGGATTGCTTGTCCAAAAATTCATGCCATACATAAATTTTTGGAAGTTATTTTTAATCAATATATTTGGTGGAATCATTATTGTATATATGATAGGGATCCCTTGGCTCGCTATTCTGACTGACCTTTCTTTGGAAAAAGCTGCTGCGGGATCTGCAATTTATCTGCCTGGGGATACAATAAAAGCCATCATTGTCTCAACTATTGCTCCACAACTACTGAAACGGGCGCAATTAATCAGGGCATAG
- a CDS encoding GntR family transcriptional regulator — MFIKLDLESNEPIYTQLMHQIIAGIARNELQPGDRLPSVRSLASDIGINLHTVNKAYQQLKQDGFILIHRQRGVVVNPEGIPQADKVYGSQLRKTLKPYIAESVCRGMDQKEFLQICTELFSDFQDQGGEKK; from the coding sequence GTGTTTATAAAACTGGATTTAGAATCAAATGAACCGATTTATACCCAATTAATGCATCAAATTATCGCCGGAATAGCTAGAAACGAGCTTCAACCTGGTGACCGATTGCCCTCAGTAAGGTCATTAGCATCAGATATAGGTATCAATCTTCATACAGTGAACAAAGCGTATCAGCAGCTTAAACAGGATGGATTCATCTTAATCCATCGACAAAGGGGAGTTGTCGTTAATCCAGAAGGAATCCCACAAGCGGATAAAGTCTATGGCTCACAGTTAAGAAAAACATTGAAACCATACATCGCAGAATCGGTATGTCGTGGGATGGATCAGAAAGAATTTTTGCAAATTTGTACAGAATTGTTTAGTGATTTTCAAGATCAAGGGGGAGAAAAGAAATGA
- a CDS encoding DUF1648 domain-containing protein: protein MNSMIGLLLVMLIFIPVMIALMFIPYWTRRTESFGVSIPQEIYHHTELKEMRKKYAALIGILSILVMLIFLICISFIGDNENTISLGLSIMVMLLIGGGFLVYLRFHNKMKSLKAAEAWGKEKSSQVVLNTQFHNQKLTYSNLWFILPFAISLTMMMITLQLYDQIPDRIPMQYNFEGEVTNWTEKSYRSVLVMPIMQVYLTLLFLFINTMIAKAKQQVSAENPEQSLQQNVVFRRRWSAFIIITGTALTLLFSFIQLSFIYPINNQLLTIVPIIFGIGVTIGSIVLSFSTGQGGSRINVRSEGSGTALNRDDDEHWKLGQFYYNKKDPSLFLEKRFGIGWTVNFARPAAWMIFILIILLAVGIPVILGA from the coding sequence ATGAATTCAATGATCGGTTTACTATTAGTCATGTTAATCTTCATTCCGGTAATGATTGCACTGATGTTTATTCCATACTGGACAAGAAGAACTGAAAGCTTTGGGGTTTCCATCCCTCAGGAGATCTACCATCATACTGAACTAAAAGAAATGCGTAAGAAATATGCTGCTCTTATTGGAATCCTAAGTATTCTGGTCATGCTCATTTTTCTAATCTGCATTTCTTTTATAGGGGATAATGAGAACACGATTAGTCTCGGATTAAGCATCATGGTTATGCTATTGATTGGTGGGGGTTTCCTCGTTTACTTGAGATTTCACAACAAGATGAAATCTTTGAAAGCGGCTGAAGCCTGGGGAAAGGAGAAGTCATCACAAGTTGTTTTAAATACGCAATTTCATAACCAAAAACTCACTTACTCGAATCTATGGTTCATCTTGCCTTTTGCGATTTCGTTAACTATGATGATGATAACTCTTCAACTTTATGATCAAATCCCAGACAGAATTCCGATGCAATATAATTTTGAAGGGGAAGTCACAAATTGGACAGAGAAATCTTATCGTTCAGTCCTCGTCATGCCGATCATGCAAGTGTATTTAACCTTATTATTTTTGTTCATCAATACGATGATCGCAAAGGCAAAACAGCAGGTAAGTGCCGAAAATCCTGAGCAATCCTTACAACAAAATGTTGTTTTCAGAAGAAGATGGTCAGCATTCATCATCATTACAGGGACGGCGTTAACGCTCTTATTCTCGTTCATTCAATTATCCTTCATTTATCCGATCAATAATCAGCTCTTAACCATTGTTCCAATCATTTTCGGTATTGGTGTTACGATTGGATCAATCGTACTTTCATTTTCAACAGGGCAAGGTGGGAGTCGCATAAATGTCCGTTCTGAGGGAAGCGGAACCGCTTTGAATCGTGATGATGACGAGCATTGGAAGCTCGGCCAGTTTTACTACAATAAAAAAGATCCTTCCTTATTTTTAGAAAAACGTTTTGGAATAGGATGGACAGTGAATTTTGCCCGTCCAGCAGCATGGATGATCTTTATATTGATTATTCTGTTAGCAGTCGGAATCCCTGTCATTTTAGGCGCTTAA